The following proteins are encoded in a genomic region of Cytophagia bacterium CHB2:
- a CDS encoding efflux RND transporter periplasmic adaptor subunit: MKKEFAAFLLVSAWLCNCNNNDDSVFQASVIVEGTAIKVSAQTGGYLLQVNCEEGEHVQSGQTLAVVDAEKPGYQLEQVQAGLDELAAQRRIATASVRRAQEDYDHAKTKHERYRELFQQNAASQQVLDDLKLNYDRAKTALETAQQNLQTLNSREKSLAAQGKLLQRQINDATITAPIAGTITTRYYDQGEIIPLNAPFVEIIDLSKMWAKVYVSETFLPRIKIGQPAEIKIDGVEQSRSGVVSWISAKAEFTPKNILTQESRTALVYAVKITVDNPEQILKHGMPVSITLLPSM; the protein is encoded by the coding sequence ATGAAAAAAGAGTTTGCGGCTTTTTTGCTGGTTTCAGCGTGGTTGTGCAATTGCAATAATAATGATGATTCGGTGTTTCAGGCCAGTGTGATCGTGGAAGGCACGGCCATCAAAGTCTCGGCGCAAACCGGCGGCTATTTATTGCAGGTGAATTGCGAAGAAGGCGAACACGTTCAAAGCGGTCAAACATTGGCTGTAGTTGATGCCGAAAAGCCCGGCTATCAGCTCGAACAGGTGCAGGCCGGACTTGATGAACTGGCCGCGCAACGCCGTATTGCAACGGCGAGCGTGCGGCGCGCGCAAGAAGATTATGATCATGCCAAAACCAAGCATGAACGCTATCGCGAGTTGTTTCAACAAAACGCGGCTTCGCAACAAGTGCTGGATGATTTGAAGCTCAATTATGATCGCGCCAAAACCGCGCTGGAAACCGCGCAGCAAAACTTGCAAACGCTGAACAGCCGGGAAAAAAGCCTGGCAGCCCAGGGCAAACTCTTGCAGCGCCAGATCAATGACGCCACGATTACCGCCCCGATTGCCGGAACGATCACGACGCGCTATTACGATCAAGGCGAAATCATTCCACTCAACGCGCCGTTTGTGGAGATTATCGATCTCTCCAAAATGTGGGCGAAGGTTTATGTCTCTGAAACGTTTTTGCCCAGGATCAAAATCGGCCAGCCTGCGGAAATCAAAATCGACGGCGTGGAACAAAGCCGGAGCGGTGTGGTCAGTTGGATCAGCGCCAAAGCCGAATTCACACCGAAGAACATTCTGACGCAAGAAAGCCGCACGGCGCTGGTTTATGCCGTGAAAATCACCGTCGATAATCCTGAACAAATCTTGAAGCACGGCATGCCGGTGTCGATCACGCTGCTTCCCAGCATGTAA
- a CDS encoding TolC family protein, whose amino-acid sequence MQEMMRRGGMKKYVLVLALLFWGNRVSAQTPLGLEEALRLAEQNNLQIKQQQQREANARLEVDIRRGQRLPSLDFIGATSYTDELARFDLPQTLTGGRLIRIELGGHDRTDLSLGVRQPLFTGGRLSTQVALAQNALASEQTRRELLQQQTAYYVHQLFYQAQALKQQRKIQEASRRRLEVQLDQTRSLFRAAQVMAFDTLQVYNQTLQLDIETEQNQRDQRLLDLQMARTLDLPEVRPIAEATLNKPVASYPNLDSLKQAALQHRPELAGVRLGLSAAQLSRKLAIAAYYPNLNAEASYHYAKPGLNQVANEWMRYGVIGVNLQWNLWRGRQDRHRAQQAEAEFARLTLQERELLRSITYEVERGWENLKFTGRQIALAEQLLAQQQERYRIVAAQQREGVASTNDAVVAENDLRQAELQLQRALVQYYFSQSELRLATGSIAE is encoded by the coding sequence ATGCAAGAAATGATGAGGCGAGGAGGAATGAAAAAATACGTTTTGGTGCTTGCCCTTTTGTTTTGGGGGAATCGTGTTTCCGCACAAACGCCGTTAGGACTGGAGGAGGCCCTGCGGCTGGCCGAACAGAACAATCTTCAAATTAAACAACAACAACAGCGCGAAGCGAATGCACGTCTGGAGGTCGATATCCGCCGCGGCCAGCGCTTGCCCAGCCTTGATTTCATCGGCGCAACCTCGTACACCGATGAACTCGCGCGCTTCGACTTGCCTCAAACACTCACGGGCGGCCGGCTCATCCGCATCGAGTTGGGCGGCCATGATCGCACCGATCTCAGCCTGGGCGTGCGCCAGCCGTTGTTCACCGGCGGGCGGTTGAGCACGCAAGTGGCGTTGGCGCAAAACGCGCTCGCTTCCGAACAAACGCGCCGCGAGCTTCTGCAGCAGCAAACGGCATATTATGTCCATCAGTTGTTTTATCAAGCGCAAGCGCTCAAACAACAGCGCAAGATTCAAGAGGCGAGCCGCCGGCGCCTGGAAGTGCAGCTTGATCAAACGCGCAGCCTGTTTCGCGCGGCGCAAGTGATGGCGTTCGATACCTTGCAAGTTTACAATCAAACGCTGCAACTCGATATTGAAACCGAACAGAATCAGCGCGACCAGCGCCTACTCGACTTGCAAATGGCGCGCACACTCGATTTGCCGGAAGTCCGGCCGATTGCAGAAGCAACGTTGAACAAGCCTGTCGCGAGCTATCCCAATTTGGACAGCTTGAAGCAGGCTGCGTTGCAACATCGTCCGGAACTGGCCGGTGTGCGACTCGGGCTAAGCGCGGCACAACTGAGCCGCAAACTGGCAATCGCGGCGTATTATCCCAATCTCAACGCCGAAGCAAGTTATCATTACGCTAAGCCCGGGCTTAATCAGGTGGCAAACGAGTGGATGCGTTACGGCGTGATCGGTGTAAATCTGCAATGGAATCTCTGGCGCGGCCGGCAGGATCGCCATCGCGCACAGCAGGCCGAAGCGGAATTTGCGCGCTTGACGCTGCAAGAGCGTGAGTTGTTGCGCAGCATAACTTATGAAGTCGAACGTGGTTGGGAAAACTTGAAATTTACCGGCCGGCAAATCGCGCTGGCGGAGCAGTTGCTGGCGCAGCAGCAAGAACGCTATCGCATCGTGGCGGCGCAACAGCGCGAAGGCGTGGCCAGCACCAATGACGCCGTCGTGGCGGAAAACGATCTGCGCCAGGCGGAACTGCAACTGCAACGCGCACTGGTACAGTATTATTTTTCGCAAAGCGAGTTGCGGCTGGCGACCGGCAGCATCGCGGAGTGA
- a CDS encoding dihydrodipicolinate reductase, with the protein MAIRVAQFGLGPIGQACVKALLQKSGAELVGAIDIDPAKAGRDVGEVCGLKQNLGVFVRSDAAAALAEWRPQVVVHTTSSFLSRVEEQLALIIRAGAHIVSSTEELFYPFERDPAFCARLDQLARQHHVAVVATGVNPGFAMDILPLTLTSVCTSVKAIKITRVADASKRRLPFQQKIGAGLTRAQFKAKVAAGGFGHIGLHESAATILQRLGWHADKFAESLKPVLATKRVKTPYLTVEKGQVTGIHQTLKCKQGAKDLLVFDWQMSVGQKETFDRVEISGDPPLYMNIVGGIFGDTGTIGALVNTIPRIMQTAPGLRTVMDLPVPYAFL; encoded by the coding sequence ATGGCCATTCGTGTGGCGCAATTCGGCCTCGGCCCGATTGGGCAGGCGTGTGTGAAAGCGTTATTGCAGAAATCCGGGGCAGAGCTGGTGGGCGCAATTGATATCGATCCCGCCAAAGCCGGGCGCGATGTCGGCGAGGTTTGCGGCTTGAAGCAGAATCTCGGCGTGTTCGTGCGCAGCGATGCCGCGGCGGCATTGGCCGAATGGCGGCCGCAAGTGGTGGTGCACACAACCAGTTCGTTTCTCAGCCGGGTGGAGGAACAATTAGCGCTGATCATTCGCGCCGGCGCGCATATCGTTTCCTCAACGGAAGAATTGTTTTATCCATTTGAGCGCGATCCGGCGTTTTGCGCACGCCTGGATCAACTGGCGCGGCAGCATCACGTTGCGGTGGTTGCCACCGGCGTCAATCCTGGCTTTGCGATGGATATTCTGCCGCTTACGCTCACCAGCGTTTGCACGAGTGTGAAGGCGATCAAAATCACGCGCGTGGCCGATGCCAGCAAGCGCCGCCTGCCCTTCCAACAAAAAATCGGCGCCGGCCTGACGCGCGCACAATTCAAGGCAAAAGTTGCGGCCGGCGGTTTTGGCCATATCGGCTTGCACGAATCGGCAGCTACGATTCTCCAAAGGCTGGGGTGGCACGCGGACAAATTCGCGGAATCGCTCAAACCGGTATTGGCCACGAAACGGGTGAAAACGCCTTATCTCACGGTGGAAAAAGGCCAGGTTACCGGCATTCATCAAACATTGAAATGCAAACAAGGCGCAAAAGATTTATTGGTGTTTGATTGGCAAATGTCCGTAGGGCAGAAAGAGACGTTTGATCGCGTGGAGATCAGCGGCGATCCGCCGTTGTACATGAACATCGTTGGCGGCATCTTCGGCGATACCGGGACGATTGGCGCATTGGTGAATACTATTCCCCGGATTATGCAAACGGCGCCCGGCTTGCGCACCGTGATGGATTTGCCGGTGCCTTATGCTTTTTTGTGA
- a CDS encoding class I SAM-dependent methyltransferase — protein MKPTETGRLYDSIASWWNDQQCQSLAGIHFLDRAIRLCVNQRNALDAGCGSGGRMIAALEKAGFQVTGIDVSQAMIAYARTRHPDSHFMHVEVCAWQPQQQYDAIIAWDSLFHLPYAEQSHVIKKLCNALCGGGVILFTAGGIDGEITGQMCGKEFYYSSLAEEEYLKIMQENGCRCILMDRDQYPEEHVVFIGQKTNMRDTERG, from the coding sequence ATGAAGCCCACAGAAACAGGCCGCCTCTACGACAGCATCGCCAGTTGGTGGAATGATCAACAATGCCAATCACTGGCGGGCATTCATTTTCTCGACCGGGCTATCAGACTCTGCGTTAACCAACGGAATGCTCTCGATGCCGGCTGCGGCAGTGGTGGGAGAATGATCGCGGCGTTGGAAAAAGCAGGATTTCAGGTCACCGGGATCGATGTATCTCAAGCAATGATCGCTTACGCCAGAACGCGCCACCCGGACTCGCATTTTATGCACGTGGAGGTTTGCGCATGGCAGCCCCAGCAGCAGTACGATGCGATCATTGCCTGGGATAGCCTGTTTCACCTCCCTTATGCTGAACAAAGCCATGTGATCAAAAAATTGTGTAACGCGCTCTGCGGCGGGGGCGTCATACTGTTTACGGCGGGCGGCATAGATGGGGAGATTACCGGGCAGATGTGCGGCAAAGAGTTCTATTACAGCTCGCTGGCTGAAGAGGAATACTTGAAAATCATGCAAGAGAATGGATGCCGGTGTATTCTTATGGATCGCGATCAATATCCGGAAGAGCATGTGGTTTTCATTGGACAAAAGACGAACATGCGCGATACTGAACGCGGTTAA
- a CDS encoding dihydrofolate reductase, whose product MRTQYYTATSLDGFIATTDDSLEWLFSLGDIEETSYPEFIKEIGALAMGSATYEWMLRHVLKPDSATLGEWPYQQPTWVFSHRELPRVPNADIRFVKGEVRPVHEQMRTAANGKNIWLVGGGDLVGQFYDAGLLDEIIVQVGSVTLGAGKQLLPRQILSPSLRLVSVQKFGDGFAELRYEVRARK is encoded by the coding sequence ATGCGAACCCAATACTACACCGCAACCAGCCTTGACGGCTTCATCGCGACGACGGACGACTCGCTGGAGTGGCTGTTTTCGCTCGGCGATATCGAGGAAACGAGCTACCCGGAGTTTATTAAAGAGATCGGCGCCCTGGCCATGGGCTCGGCGACGTATGAGTGGATGTTGCGGCACGTGCTCAAGCCAGATTCGGCAACTCTGGGCGAATGGCCGTATCAGCAGCCAACCTGGGTTTTCTCTCATCGCGAGCTTCCGCGCGTGCCCAATGCGGACATTCGGTTTGTGAAAGGCGAGGTTCGCCCCGTGCATGAGCAAATGCGAACTGCTGCGAACGGCAAAAATATCTGGCTGGTCGGCGGCGGCGATCTTGTTGGGCAGTTCTATGACGCCGGCCTGCTCGATGAGATCATCGTGCAAGTTGGCTCAGTCACGCTGGGCGCCGGCAAGCAACTGCTTCCACGCCAGATTCTTTCGCCCTCACTCAGGCTCGTTTCGGTCCAAAAGTTTGGCGACGGCTTCGCAGAGTTGCGGTATGAGGTGCGAGCGCGAAAATAG